The Triticum aestivum cultivar Chinese Spring chromosome 5A, IWGSC CS RefSeq v2.1, whole genome shotgun sequence genomic sequence ttactgtaacatcacatgtccaatGTAATATGAGTCTATAAACTAATAAATGAAGCtctgcatgttaccacacttatgttactaccttcatactaCCCAGTATGAAGGTAGTAATAtggtctagggatatgtgtatgttattctccattgtggctagtctgagagGAGCCGGATGCCATGAAGGTCGAGGGCCCCGGAGAGCGACGGTGGCAGCTCCAAGATCCGGAGCCGCTGCATGTCTACGCGAAGAGGATCAGAGTTGTGGAGTCAGCTCTGCTCTGGAGCGACGTTGACCAGCATGAATGCACCACAGCCGCTTTGTTTGGAGATATTTTTTGGGTGGGTCTGGGTTGTCGGACGCGTTTCGCTACGGACGTCTCACAAAACTCTCTTGGATTGCACCTGGTTTACAAGATTTCGGACAACCAAACACGTCTGCTGACCGGTACCATTTTAGATGGCAAAGTGCGTTCAGGCACGTCGATCCGGAGGCTTTGAGGGTTCGTGTTCAAGATGCCCTAACTTGTAGTCCAACTTTCAACTTGAGCTGGTGgtttggaatttcaaaaaactttaggccctgtttggatcatcgTTTTCATTCTAAATATATACTTGTAAGTAATACAAGCCTTCGCCCGTCATTTTCGTTTCCGCCTGGAAACTGCACTGAGCCGGTAAGTTACACCAATATAGAAAATACACATGCATCTCGTTACATCTATTCCAAGCACAGCCTCAGGCTGCGCTTGGCATCGGTGTGTTCAAATACAACTGTATTTAATTTACAGGTGTAACTTACCAGGGCACGAACGATTTCTGGCCGAATGCAAACGACAGACGGAGACATGTATTTTTTTTTACAGGTGTATTTGAAGGAAAACGAGAATCCAAACGTGGCCTTGGGTTGTtcagaaatactccctccgtccggaaatacttgtcatcaaaatgaataaaagggaatgtatctagatgtactgTCGGACGAAGAATGCCTGCACTGTTGTTATTATGCGACACCGCTTTGCAAGCAGTGACCCATACTGTTATCACTTTGGATCCGCTCCATTATGTGCTCATTAACCTCGTCGACTTTAGATTTCCATGTGACCAATATGGCCCCCCTCCCCGGATCTCCATTGCACGCCGAACCCGCCGCCGGCCAGATCCACCTCCTAGCCACCGTCCCAGACCCGCAGCTGCCTCCCCCTGAACTGCACTGCACGTCCATCTGGCCGGCATCCTCCCCAGTCCCCACCCCCAGCGGTATGTTGCTTGGCTGCTTACGGTGGAAATGCGTGTGGTGGATTGCTGCGGGGAGTCGTCATTGCTGATGCTAGATTGCTGTGCGCTGTCGTCATTGCTTATGGTGGAAATGCATTTTGGAGGTTTGGCGATTAGTCTTGCATGATTACAAACTCCATGATTGCTTattactactacctccgttcttaaatatttgtctttctagaggtttcaaatggtgactacatacggagcaaaatgagtgaatctacactttaaaatatgtctatatacatccgtatgtggtgaccatttaaaatctctagaaagacaaatatttaggaacggagggagtagtaattttgtAGTGTGATGTGATGGGTCAATGTAGAGTTGGTTGATGAATTGTAGAGTTGGAACAGCTCTTCCATGTTAGAAATTGATTTGGCAACAGCGCAATGCTTTTTGTAGTTATTAGTGCGATATGGTTGGTCCTTGTGTTGGTTCAagaattatttttttgttttttgatgctCAAGGATTGATTGTGCAGGGCTATGCACAGTGTGTTGCTCGATTGTTGTCCAACAACTTTTTGCTTCATGCAACTTCATGAGTTCTGTAACTGGAATCGAACAGATGAAGGAGGGCAATCTGGGATGCATATCACACCAAGATCTTTTGCGAAATAGGCCAACATGAAACGACTGCTGGCAATAGCTAGTCTGGGTGTGTGCTTGGGTGCCGAAGGTTGCAAGAACCCTGAGCTCAAATTCTAGGATAGAGCTGGGCAGAGATATGTGAAGAAGCGCTTCAAGCACAGATCGGACTCGTTAAAGCAGTACAGAAGATAGATGGAACCCAAATCTTTGACGGTTATTGGGTCGGATCCTGGAAGAGAAATCACTGGGCCGATGATGGTTGGTGGAAGAATCACATTGCAGTAATGTCACACCAGGATCGTAATTCATTTCCCATTATTTATCCTTTTTCGTGTATTATGAACCGACTCATTGATATTTTGCTGTTATTTTCAGAGAACCCCAGAGCATGCCAAGTTCCACATGGGCCACGGCCAACTTGACTTTGTTGCATGTTCTATTCAGGACAGAAAATGCCACCGGTGAATCATCCATTGTACCTGGAGAGGACTTAGGAAGACAATGGAGGATGATACTCCAACCAGGATTACTGACGGGTCAGACGACGATGCACTTGCTGCATTTGCTGAAGCATCTTCTTGCAACAAGGCTCCTCCTGCCACGGTTCTGAACCTGAAGGAAGACTTGATTACATGATGACACCAGCATATGTGTGCAACTTTGCTCTAGAAATTGATTGTCATATCTTTGTTCTGCTCCTGAATATTTGAATGAATGGGTGTTGTCAAGCATCACGTGCACATTTCTCCAATGTCATACAAATGCATTAATTAACCAGCAGTTCTTATGTACACCGTCAGTTCCAAGACTCTGTTGGCAAAATATAACGAAATCAAACCCTAGGGCTTACTTCGTATACATAGGTTCTTGATTTCTTTCAGCTCCCACAACAAAGGAATATGCTTGACCATTTCGGCGTATTATAAAGAAATTGCATCGCCAAAGGATTTTGGACTAAGTTGTTTTTGTTGGACAGATAGCTGAGCAATGATCTAGACCGAGTATTATCCGGTAGAAAATGAACTGAAACCGGGTCGCTGTGTTTATCTCTTGCAGTGTTCAGGCTAAACAAGTATCTTGACTTGCATGAGAACGAATGGGACAATTCAACTCAAAAGCTTGAGAGGAACCGTTCTGATGGATACTCCTTGACCAGACAAGTCTGCTAGTTGATACAGCTGTCAGCCTGCCTAGCAGAGAGACTGATTTGATGGACACACTTCTCTACTTGTCTTTGAAATCTGAAATGATAAATTATACTTGACATGTACATATATCAGAAATAAACTGACTGAACTTCTTGAATTTATCAGCTTAAGCTGTATCAGAATTCAAAAGTCGGTGCGGGCGAAAAAAAAAAGTTACCATGATGATCACCGCTCACAATGTTGACCAACGGTGCAATAATATGTACTACTTCACCTGTACATATATCTGAAATAAACTTACTGAACCTCTTGGATTTATCAACTCTATCAGAATTCAGAAGTCCGCCGACAAAAAAGAAAGTTGCCATGATGGTCGCAGCTCACAATATTGACCGACGGTGCAATAATATGTACTTGACCTGTACATATATATCGGAAATAAAGTTAATCAGCTTCTTGAATTTATCAACTTCAGTGGTAACAGAATTCAAAAAGTCTATGTTGACAAAAAATGTAACATGATGGTCACAACTACAATTTTGACCAACAGTGCAATAATATAAATGAGCCGGGGAGCGAACTAAAGATAACTTGATCTACCAGCGGATGTGGTCAATGGCTGATCCCGTTGTGTTTTTTGTACAACGGAAAATTGTTGAAAATTTCTTAGGTCGACCTGTCAGATCATTAGCGGTTGTTAAGTTGCCCCTTGATAGCCTGGAAAGGCCAAAAGTCTGAGCTTACTTTAACATTACAGTTATCTCCAAAACAGTCAACGTCACACCTGACTGATGCTGACAAAATTATATGACTACTGAGGCGCGAAAGTAGACATTTCACAAGAAAATTCTGTAAACATAAAGCAGACATGGGTTTTCTTCCTTTTACTTTGGAGGAAAAACTGGATTTCCGTGCCTTGCATACGATAAAAACAAACAATGCTGGTAAATAAAGCACAAGTACTACAACCACTGAATCTAAAGTGTACTAGTCACTAGAATACCGACTTTATCCTTTTCAAGTGAATAATGTACAGTAAGCATTTTTTTAAATTATGTTTATAAATGTAGGCAAGTTATGCAATGTAATGATGATAATTACCCAAATGCCCTCATTTGTTATGTCTCCCTCGTGTGCATTTGTTTATTACAAGCCACACAAATCATCCTCTCTCGTCTTCGCAAGGCAATTATAATCACAGGGCACTTGTGTCATTTCTGCTCAAAGATATCCGAATTTTATCACCTTGTTAATTTCTGTGGCCTGCGTGAGTCGACGAAGGGGAATGTATCTTGGTCACGCTGATTACTTTCTCCGATACACAGTGAGATGTACATCTCAGTTTGATGATCAGAAAGTAGTATGATCCAACGCATACCTTTTCAGATGAGGTTGGGTGGCTCTTCTCATCCTCTTTTTCAACCTATATATTGTCTCGATCATTGAATTGTCAATGGGAAAAACCAGCATGTCAAACTGCAATTAAAGTCAGGCTTGAGGAAGCACCATTCTGGAAGGAAAACAGGAGCATTCAGGAACCATTCCCACTGCGTGCCATGAAACACAAAAGTTGTTATTATAATCCACCATGAGGTGAAATACAAGCGTGCAGCCTACCTCACTTAATTACTGTGCCATGAAATTTCTGTTATATCTCACTAATGTAAACTGAAGACTAACTATGGGAGACAAAGTAGACATATTTCTTTTCTTAAAGAGCAGGTCGTTTTCAAGTCACAGTGTTTAGTTTATGCCTGATGAACAGTGAACACGGTGTGCGACTCGATAACCGGTGGACCGGTCTCCGACTATAGCAATACTAAAGTCAGGACACGGGCATTAAGAATAAGCCTATAATGAAGAGATAAATAAGCATTTTTTCCCCAATGCTTGGTCATCTTTTTGTTTCCTGATGATGGGAGCTGAGGACAAGTGTTTCTTTCCTTGCTACTTCCTAAGTTGCAACCAGCTCATCTCTCCAAGGTGAGAACAGGCCAGGTCAATCCCAGTGGGACCTTTGAGTCCTCTGCCTGGACTAGTATATATAGGGAGCATATTGTAGCACCCTTTTGCTTCTGAAGCTAGGAGATACATGTGCTCTGCTCCTCATACCACCATCATCCAGGACTTATATTACACGCTCTTGGCTCTTCATACACACTGCAGCACATCACAGTGGAGTTTCCACCGAACAACTGCGCCTAATCCTTGGGTAGGTTCAGTTTCTCTCCTTTTCTCCTTTTTGCAGAATCTACCCAATTACCCTGGATTTCCTCCGAGCAACTGCGCCTAATCCTTGGGTGAGTTTAGTTTCTTGGTTTCCTTTTCTCCCTTTTGCTGAAACTACCCGATTTCCCTGGTTAGATTTGTTTTGAGAAAATCAGTTGTTCTAATTTTTTGGCTTTTGTGTTGCAAATCCATCCAGGGCTGTTTCTCATGAAAACATTTGATTCGCTTCGAGTTCCTTCAGTTGTTGTGTTTCTTTAACCATCAAGTTCATCTGATTCTGTTAGAAGATCTCAGTTGTTGCCTGTTGAACATTTGAAGTTCAGGGATCATGCTGAAAATGGTTTCCCCCTGTATAGGGACTTTCTTTTCCCATTGATTTTGTTGTTCAGAAGCAGAGTTCTTCACACAAAATATTCTTCATATGTCCACTAACTATAACCAGCTTACTTAATTTTGTCATTATCTTTTCCCCCTAAGTATGCATAgtgtatttttattttcttttcctgctGCGCCTCAGAGGAAGAAGAAACATACCAGAACTATATGTTTGAGTTATGAGCGGAGTGCCACGTGTCGTGTCATTTTCCTCTCTTAAGAGGACATCTTACCAGCTTAGCTTCTTTGGAGTTAAACCAGAAATATATAACTAGCTTCATTTTATGTAGGAAGTTTAAGAGTGAGTTTTTTTTCTGCGGCTGAAAGTAAAAGGAAAAACAATTCCAGTGAGATACTTACATAATTTATTTGGCTATTCTTCTTTACCCTCAGGTTCTTATCGAACTCCTCTTTGCATGAGCTTCTGAACACATATCTGAAGCTTCTAAGAAGCAAATCCCATACTCTAGCAATGACTTGCTTTCGTTTGCTCTGGTGGAAGAAAAAATCCAGAAGCCAAATTGTACAGCAGGACTTAGGTAAACCCTGCATATCTCATttaacttttgttcttctgaagcATCCTAAAACCCTTCTGACTCATCCTATTCTGTTAAGACATACCACTCCATGGCAACGTGAAGATATACTCCTCCAAGGAGCTCAAAAGGGCCACAAGGAATTTCTGCTCAGGAAACAAACTTGGACAAGGTTCTTTCGGCTGCGTTTACCTGGTAGGTTTAGTAGCCAGTTTGGCAGTTTGCACCATATAAGCTTTGACATTTTCAAGTTCAAACACCACAATCTCTTTATCCCGTAACATATTGTATGCACCAATCAGTCACTCCAAATAATCCTGAATTATTTGGAAGCGGCAGGTTATACTCTTCCTGCTGTAGTGATTACCGTCACTGTAGCACTTGGACCAGCTATCAAAATTCAAACACTAGTGTTTCATGAGTGCTCAGGCTCGGGTCTAAATTATGCAGGGAAAGCTGAAGAATGGTCAAAAAGTTGCCATCAAGGTACTCTCCTCTGAGTCAAAGCAAGGAACAAGGGAGTTCTTGAATGAACTGAGTGTCATATCCAGCATAACCCATCACAACCTCGTTAAACTGCACGGCTGCTGCGTCGATGGAGGTCAGAAAATGCTGGTCTACAATTATCTGGAGAACAACAGCCTTGCAAGGACCCTCTTTGGTATGTTGAACCAAATTTCTATTTTCCTCAGAACTTTAAATCGCTGGTAAATTCATTCTCAGAACCCCCTGGTTTGTCATGATGTTCTTCAGGCAATGCCCACAGTAGTATCCGGTTTGACTGGAGCACAAGGGCGAAGATCTGCATTGGTGTCGCCGACGGTCTCACATATCTGCATGAAGAAATCCGGCCGCATATCGTCCACCGTGACATCAAGGCGAGTAACATTCTGCTTGACAAGGACCTGAGCCCCAAAATATCGGATTTCGGGCTAGCAAAGCTCTTCCCAGGCAACATGACGCATATCAGCACGAGGGTTGCAGGAACATTGTAAGCAAAGTGACACCTGTTGCTGCTCTCATTTAACCTTGCATATATTGATATATACTGTACTGTGTGGTTAAGACAAGTTGACATATGCTCATTTCTCAGAGGGTATCTGGCACCGGAGTATGCAATCCGAGGGCAGCTGACAAAGAAGGCTGATGTGTACAGCTTTGGGGTTCTGCTGCTGGAGATTGTCAGTGGCAGGTGGCACACTGACCCCAGATTGCCTCTCCAAGATCAGTTCCTCCTAGAAACGGTAAagaacaatttcaataacaatatCTACTGAATTATGATTCTCTAGAAAGTTCAAAAATATATATCAGGAAAAACAAATATTTTCTGTCTAGTACAATAGTAT encodes the following:
- the LOC123102227 gene encoding cold-responsive protein kinase 1, with product MTCFRLLWWKKKSRSQIVQQDLDIPLHGNVKIYSSKELKRATRNFCSGNKLGQGSFGCVYLGKLKNGQKVAIKVLSSESKQGTREFLNELSVISSITHHNLVKLHGCCVDGGQKMLVYNYLENNSLARTLFGNAHSSIRFDWSTRAKICIGVADGLTYLHEEIRPHIVHRDIKASNILLDKDLSPKISDFGLAKLFPGNMTHISTRVAGTLGYLAPEYAIRGQLTKKADVYSFGVLLLEIVSGRWHTDPRLPLQDQFLLETAWTLYESGDLGSIIDRTLKDDFSTDEAHKFLKIGLLCTQDSPKVRPSMSTVAKMLKGECAVSDKIMRPGLITDVMDLKVRTIEPALQLSVSPPMSPLDNHSLVSNLAFAGSTVIRDSP